In a single window of the Streptomyces sp. CGMCC 4.7035 genome:
- a CDS encoding RICIN domain-containing protein → MVPVHRRGGSGPRDRHACRGDDRAIQQWADGNGANQQFRLADSDAGHVRLINRNSGKAVEVQGASTADGGNVVQYTDWGGANQQWQMIKLSSGGGGCGSAPTLTSGTHTIQSSGKSRSFILRVPDNYNNSHPYRLIFAFHWRGGTAADVASGGASGNAWSYYGQQEQSNNTAILVAPQGLGNGWANAGGEDVTFVDDMIRQIEGGLCVNTAQLFATGFSWGGGMSYALACSRANVFRAVAVMSGAETSGCSGGTQPIAYFGIHGISDSVLNITQGRSLRDRFVSNNGCTPQSPREPVPGSRTHITTTYSGCRAGYPVQWAAFDGDHIPGPVDGSPNESGVATWTKAEIWRFFAQFQ, encoded by the coding sequence GTGGTCCCGGTTCACCGCCGTGGTGGCAGCGGCCCTCGCGACCGGCATGCTTGTCGCGGCGATGACCGGGCGATCCAGCAGTGGGCCGACGGTAACGGGGCCAACCAGCAGTTCCGCCTGGCCGACTCCGACGCGGGTCACGTCCGGCTGATCAACCGCAACAGTGGCAAGGCGGTGGAGGTGCAGGGCGCCTCCACCGCCGACGGCGGCAACGTCGTGCAGTACACCGACTGGGGCGGCGCCAACCAGCAATGGCAGATGATCAAGCTGTCGTCGGGTGGCGGCGGATGCGGCAGCGCCCCGACTCTGACGAGCGGTACGCACACGATTCAGAGCAGCGGTAAGAGCCGCAGCTTCATCCTCAGGGTTCCCGACAACTACAACAACAGCCACCCCTACCGGCTGATCTTCGCGTTCCACTGGCGGGGCGGAACCGCCGCCGACGTCGCCTCGGGCGGAGCGAGCGGGAACGCCTGGTCCTACTACGGCCAACAGGAACAGTCGAACAACACCGCTATCCTCGTCGCCCCCCAGGGCCTCGGCAACGGCTGGGCCAATGCGGGCGGTGAGGACGTCACCTTCGTCGACGACATGATCCGGCAAATCGAGGGCGGCCTCTGCGTCAACACGGCACAGCTCTTCGCCACGGGATTCAGCTGGGGCGGCGGCATGAGCTACGCACTCGCATGCTCCCGGGCGAACGTCTTCAGGGCCGTCGCGGTCATGTCCGGCGCCGAGACCAGCGGGTGTAGCGGCGGCACCCAGCCCATCGCCTACTTCGGAATCCACGGCATCAGCGACTCCGTCCTCAACATCACGCAAGGACGGTCCCTGCGCGACAGATTCGTCAGCAACAACGGCTGCACTCCCCAGAGCCCGCGCGAGCCCGTGCCGGGCAGCCGAACGCACATCACCACCACCTACTCGGGCTGCCGTGCCGGGTACCCGGTCCAATGGGCCGCGTTCGACGGAGACCACATACCCGGTCCGGTCGACGGCTCCCCCAACGAAAGCGGCGTCGCCACCTGGACCAAGGCAGAGATCTGGAGGTTCTTCGCACAGTTCCAGTGA
- a CDS encoding endo-1,4-beta-xylanase: MGSYAIPPPAVRWIRGLVIALFAGVFGLVGALVAPPRAHAAESTLGAAAAQSGRYFGTAIASGRLGDSAYTTIAAREFNAVTAENEMKIDATEPQRGQFNFTAGDRVYNWAVQNGKRVRGHTLAWHSQQPGWMQSLSGSSLRQAMIDHINGVMTHYKGKIAQWDVVNEAFADGSSGARRDSNLQRTGNDWIEVAFRTARAADPAAKLCYNDYNIEDWTWAKTQAVYAMVRDFKQRGVPIDCVGFQSHFNSGSPYNSNFRTTLQSFAALGVDVAITELDIQGASATTYANVTNDCLAVPRCLGITVWGVRDTDSWRSQDTPLLFNGDGSKKPAYTAVLNALNGGSTTPPSDSGQIKGVGSGRCLDVPGSSTTDGTQLNLWDCHNATNQQWTYTAAGELRVYGNKCLDAAGTGNGTKVQIYSCWGGDNQKWRLNSDGSIVGVQSGLCLDAVGGGTANGTLIQLYSCSNGSNQRWTRT; encoded by the coding sequence ATGGGCTCGTATGCCATTCCCCCACCCGCCGTCCGCTGGATCCGCGGTCTGGTGATAGCGCTGTTCGCCGGCGTTTTCGGTCTGGTTGGTGCACTGGTCGCGCCGCCGAGAGCACATGCCGCCGAGAGCACGCTCGGCGCCGCGGCGGCGCAGAGCGGTCGTTACTTCGGCACCGCCATCGCCTCGGGCAGGCTGGGCGACTCGGCGTACACGACGATCGCGGCCCGCGAGTTCAACGCGGTGACGGCCGAGAACGAGATGAAGATCGACGCCACCGAACCCCAGCGGGGCCAGTTCAACTTCACCGCCGGTGACCGCGTCTACAACTGGGCGGTGCAGAACGGCAAGCGGGTGCGCGGCCACACCCTGGCCTGGCACTCCCAGCAGCCCGGCTGGATGCAGAGCCTCAGCGGCAGTTCGTTGCGCCAGGCGATGATCGACCACATCAACGGCGTGATGACCCACTACAAGGGCAAGATCGCCCAGTGGGACGTCGTGAACGAGGCCTTCGCCGACGGCAGTTCGGGAGCCCGGCGCGACTCCAACCTGCAGCGCACCGGCAACGACTGGATCGAGGTCGCCTTCCGCACCGCGCGCGCCGCCGACCCGGCCGCCAAGCTCTGCTACAACGACTACAACATCGAGGACTGGACCTGGGCCAAAACCCAGGCCGTGTACGCCATGGTCCGGGACTTCAAGCAGCGCGGCGTTCCGATCGACTGCGTCGGCTTCCAGTCGCACTTCAACAGCGGCAGTCCCTACAACAGCAACTTCCGCACCACCCTGCAGAGCTTCGCCGCCCTCGGTGTCGACGTGGCCATCACCGAACTCGACATCCAGGGCGCCTCGGCCACGACCTACGCCAACGTGACCAACGACTGCCTGGCCGTCCCGCGCTGCCTGGGCATCACCGTCTGGGGTGTGCGCGACACCGACTCCTGGCGATCGCAGGACACGCCTCTGCTGTTCAACGGCGACGGCAGCAAGAAGCCCGCCTACACCGCCGTCCTCAACGCCCTCAACGGCGGCTCCACTACGCCCCCTTCGGATTCCGGACAGATCAAGGGCGTCGGTTCAGGCCGCTGCCTGGACGTGCCCGGGAGCAGTACCACCGACGGCACCCAGCTCAACCTGTGGGACTGCCACAACGCCACCAACCAGCAGTGGACGTACACCGCCGCCGGCGAGCTCAGGGTCTACGGCAACAAGTGCCTGGACGCCGCCGGCACCGGTAACGGCACCAAAGTCCAGATCTACAGCTGCTGGGGTGGCGACAACCAGAAATGGCGCCTCAACTCCGACGGTTCCATCGTCGGCGTCCAGTCCGGCCTCTGCCTCGACGCCGTCGGAGGCGGCACCGCCAACGGCACCCTGATCCAGCTCTACTCCTGCTCGAACGGCAGCAATCAGCGCTGGACCCGCACCTGA